The genomic stretch GAGGTAGCTATACTGGGTATCGTTTCACCTGGCAGCGGGAATTCATTCACATTGCTGACAATATCCATATTTATGCTTCCAACGACGAGCAGCTTTTTCATAGTTCGCGTATTCCCTTCAATATTGAATATTTTTTTGATCAATAAGTGACTTGTCACTATTTTAACAGAAGGAGTAGATCTTCACATGATTACCGCCTTTATTGTCAGCTGCGAAATTGGATTTTGGGTATTTGTGCTTGCCGGCTTAATATGCCGCTATATATTCCGCTTGAAAAAGCTTGGTATACTGCTGCTGTACAGCACCCCATTGATCGATTTGGCGCTAGTTATCGCCACTGTCATTGATTTGCGCGGCGGCGCTATAGCTACCTTCGCCCATAGTTTGGCGGCCGTATACATCGGTGTGTCTATCGCTTATGGACATAGAATGATCAAATGGGCTGATGAACGATTCGCACACCGCTTTGCTGGCGGACCTGCTCCATTTCGCAAGCCTAAATACGGCAAAGAGCATGCAAGATATGAACGGAATGGATGGCTGCATCATCTGCTCGCCTTTGTAATCGGCTCTGCCCTGTTGTACGGCATGATCATAATGGTCGGCGATGAGGCTCGGACTGAAGCATTATGGAGTACTCTTCAGCTTTGGGCGGTTATTCTAGGTATCGATTTTCTAATCAGCTTCAGCTACACCTTGTCGCCGCGTAAGAAGAAACCTCTTGTCTAAGGACAAGAGGTTTCTCTTAGTTATAGCGTCATAAGCTGCTCGCGATTCGGTCCCACCGATACGCTTCCGATCTTCACGCCGATCACTTCCTCCACGAACCGAACATACTGCTGCGCTGCCTCTGGCAGCTGCTCAAAGCTGCGAATTTTCGAAATATCACAACGCCAGCCTGGAAGCCGTTTCAATACCGGCTTAGCTTGATCGAGCTTTGCTGTAACCGGGAAAGACTCCTTTATTAGGCTTCCGTCTATCTCATAGCCTACGCATACAGGGATTTCATCCAAATAACCGAGTACATCCAGGTTGGTGAGTGCAACCTCTGTCGCCCCCTGCAGCATGCAGCCATAACGAGATGCTACAGCATCGAACCAGCCCATTCGCCTTGGCCGTCCAGTTGTCGCACCAAATTCTCCCGCATCTCCACCCAAACGACGAAGCTGATCCGCTTCCTCTCCTGACAGCTCGCTTACAAATGGGCCCGCTCCCACGCAGCTGGAATAAGCTTTCACGACTGCAATAATTCGTGTAATCGCATATGGCGGCAATCCCGCGCCAACCGGCGCAAAGCCTGCCAGCGTAGAGGAAGAAGTGGAATAAGGGTAAATACCATGATCAGGATCACGCAGCGCGCCAAGCTGACCCTCAAGCAGTATCGACTGCCCGTTGCGATACGCTTCATGGAGCAACGAACTCGTATCACAGACGAATGGGCGCAGCTTCTCTGCTTGCTCCAGCAGCTCTGGCAGCAAGTCGATAGCCTTGATCGGCTGGCGGTTATACAATTGCTGCAGCAAAACATTTTTGGCTGCCAAGGATTGCTCAAGTCGGTGCAGCAGACGCTCTTCATCATACAAATCCGCTACTTGAACACCAAGCTTTGCATATTTATCCGCATAAAATGGAGCGATACCCCGCTTCGTGGAACCGAAGCCGTTTGCTCCAAGCCGCTCCTCCTCCAGCTCATCGAACAAACGATGAATAGACAATACCACCTGAGCCCTCTCCGATACGCGAATGGTTGGCTCTGGCACTCCTCTAGCAAGCAGCTCATCCCGCTCTTTCAGCAATACATCAATATCTAATGCTGTCCCCGGACCGATGACATTCGTAATTTCCGGATGAAAAACGCCCGATGGGAGCATATGCAGCGCAAATTTCCCATAGCTGTTTATAATCGTATGTCCAGCATTGCTGCCGCCTTGATAACGAACGACATAAGAGGATTCTGCGGCCAAGGCATCCGTCATCTTCCCCTTGCCCTCATCTCCCCAATTCGCACCTACTATTGCTGTCACCGTCAAACCAATCGCCTCCCAAGCTTGTTTTCACTCTACTATTGTCATTATAATAGCTAGAGAAACATTAAAATAATTGATATTACTAATATCAATCATTAGGTGAGGTAATAGGTATGATCGTTAATATGGAATGGTATCGCGTTTTTTATTGGACGGCTAAGACAGGCAGCTTGTCGCGAGCCGCAGAGAAGCTTTACATTACACAGCCTGCCGTAACTCATACCATTAAGCAATTGGAGGCTAAATTAGGCGGACAGCTATTTTTTCGAATGGCCAAAGGAGTAAAGCTCACGGCAGAAGGGGAGGTTCTCTTCCAATATATCGAGCAAGCCTACAGCTTCATGGAAACCGGTGAGCGGATGCTCGCGGAAATGCACAATCTGCAAAGCGGTGAAATTAGCATCGGTGCCAGCGATACGTTATGCAAGCACTATTTAATGCCTTATTTGGAGCAATTTCATACCGCTTATCCTGACATTCGAATTCGCGTAACGAATCGTACAACACCAGAGACCATTTCACTGCTCA from Paenibacillus sp. FSL H8-0548 encodes the following:
- a CDS encoding adenylosuccinate synthase, translated to MTVTAIVGANWGDEGKGKMTDALAAESSYVVRYQGGSNAGHTIINSYGKFALHMLPSGVFHPEITNVIGPGTALDIDVLLKERDELLARGVPEPTIRVSERAQVVLSIHRLFDELEEERLGANGFGSTKRGIAPFYADKYAKLGVQVADLYDEERLLHRLEQSLAAKNVLLQQLYNRQPIKAIDLLPELLEQAEKLRPFVCDTSSLLHEAYRNGQSILLEGQLGALRDPDHGIYPYSTSSSTLAGFAPVGAGLPPYAITRIIAVVKAYSSCVGAGPFVSELSGEEADQLRRLGGDAGEFGATTGRPRRMGWFDAVASRYGCMLQGATEVALTNLDVLGYLDEIPVCVGYEIDGSLIKESFPVTAKLDQAKPVLKRLPGWRCDISKIRSFEQLPEAAQQYVRFVEEVIGVKIGSVSVGPNREQLMTL